A genomic region of Proteiniborus ethanoligenes contains the following coding sequences:
- the prfA gene encoding peptide chain release factor 1, which translates to MLDKLKFIEARYEELSTKISDPEIINNISEWQKYVKEHAEIEPVVLKYKEYNEATNQLEESKEMLKEKLDDDFKELVKMEVDELTAKCDELTEELKKLLIPKDPNDDRNVIVEIRAGAGGDEAGIFAGDLFRMYTMYAEKQRWKVEMMNSNDQGVGGFKEVIFMINGKGAYSKLKYESGVHRVQRVPATESSGRIHTSTATVAVLPEVDDIDIDINPADVRVDVYRSSGNGGQSVNTTDSAVRLTYIPTGMVVACQDEKSQLKNKEKAFRILKARLYDQMMEEQNAEIAEARRSQVGTGDRSAKIRTYNFPQGRITDHRINLTVYKLDAFLDGDINEMIEALITSDQAEKLKHVD; encoded by the coding sequence TTGTTAGATAAATTAAAATTTATAGAGGCTAGATATGAAGAGCTTAGTACAAAGATAAGTGATCCAGAGATTATAAACAATATATCTGAGTGGCAAAAGTATGTAAAAGAGCATGCTGAAATTGAGCCTGTAGTGCTAAAATATAAGGAATACAATGAAGCTACTAATCAATTAGAAGAATCTAAGGAAATGCTTAAGGAAAAGCTAGATGATGATTTTAAAGAGCTTGTAAAGATGGAAGTTGATGAGTTAACTGCTAAATGTGATGAATTAACTGAGGAATTGAAAAAGCTTCTTATTCCAAAGGACCCCAATGACGATAGAAACGTTATAGTAGAAATTCGTGCAGGAGCTGGAGGGGACGAAGCAGGTATATTCGCAGGAGATTTATTTAGAATGTATACCATGTATGCAGAAAAACAACGTTGGAAGGTAGAGATGATGAACTCCAATGACCAAGGAGTAGGTGGCTTTAAAGAAGTTATATTTATGATAAATGGTAAAGGAGCATACTCAAAGCTTAAATACGAAAGTGGAGTTCATAGAGTTCAAAGAGTTCCTGCCACAGAGTCAAGTGGAAGAATTCATACTTCAACTGCTACTGTTGCAGTATTGCCAGAGGTAGATGATATAGATATTGATATCAATCCGGCAGATGTGCGTGTTGACGTATATCGTTCTTCAGGTAATGGGGGGCAAAGTGTTAATACTACAGACTCAGCAGTTAGACTTACTTATATACCTACAGGTATGGTAGTAGCATGTCAGGATGAAAAGTCTCAGTTAAAAAACAAAGAAAAAGCATTTAGAATATTGAAGGCTAGGCTTTATGACCAGATGATGGAAGAGCAAAACGCTGAGATTGCAGAGGCTAGAAGAAGCCAGGTTGGTACAGGAGATAGAAGTGCTAAAATCAGAACATATAATTTCCCACAAGGAAGAATAACAGATCACAGGATAAATCTAACTGTTTATAAGCTAGATGCATTTTTAGATGGGGATATTAATGAAATGATTGAAGCTCTAATAACAAGTGATCAAGCAGAGAAGCTTAAACACGTAGATTAA
- a CDS encoding ZIP family metal transporter: MILFITILGTAVGIIGTGLGGLAALFIVKPSSRFIGVLLGITSGIMLSIVTFDLLPESYNISGLATEILGICLGVLTVVLVEGFFPVVNNSKPPYNSKTSFLKTGLLLGVAIGIHNLPEGLAIGSGYMLTSKMGITMALVIALHNFPEGLAMAMPLRLSGTSAFKIVFFTFLAGIPTGIGAFIGAILGGLSDFFIALCLAFAGGTMLYITCGEMIPSAKALHKGRASAIGIALGFIIGLIISIKL, translated from the coding sequence TTGATATTATTTATAACTATTTTAGGTACAGCAGTAGGCATTATCGGCACGGGACTAGGTGGATTAGCTGCATTATTTATTGTAAAGCCCAGTTCAAGATTTATTGGTGTATTATTAGGTATTACTAGCGGTATTATGTTAAGCATTGTAACCTTTGACCTGTTACCAGAATCATATAACATAAGTGGATTAGCTACTGAAATACTTGGAATATGCCTTGGAGTTTTAACTGTAGTTTTAGTAGAAGGCTTTTTCCCTGTTGTCAATAATTCAAAACCACCTTATAATTCTAAAACAAGTTTTTTAAAAACTGGATTGCTTCTTGGCGTTGCCATAGGTATTCATAATCTTCCTGAAGGCTTAGCTATAGGTTCAGGATACATGTTAACCTCTAAAATGGGTATCACTATGGCTTTAGTCATTGCATTACACAATTTCCCTGAGGGCTTGGCCATGGCTATGCCTCTAAGATTAAGTGGTACCTCTGCTTTTAAGATAGTGTTTTTCACTTTTCTAGCTGGTATACCCACAGGCATAGGAGCTTTTATAGGAGCTATCTTAGGTGGTTTATCTGATTTTTTCATAGCCTTGTGCTTAGCCTTTGCAGGAGGTACTATGCTCTATATAACCTGTGGAGAAATGATACCAAGTGCAAAGGCATTACATAAGGGTAGAGCATCTGCCATAGGTATTGCTTTAGGATTTATCATTGGACTTATCATATCTATTAAACTATAG
- a CDS encoding L-threonylcarbamoyladenylate synthase encodes MEAKDTKIIKINPHNPEIEKIKEAAEIIKNGGTVAFPTETVYGLGANALADKAIEKIFLAKGRPQDNPLIIHISSIDQLNNLVESIPDRAYPLMDRFWPGPLTLIFNRTKIVPDRITGGLSTVAIRMPSHNIALELIKYSELPIAAPSANTSGKPSPTNSSHVIHDLLGKVDMIIDGGSTGIGLESTVLDISGEIPTILRPGGVTIEDLLTILPKVEYDKALEITDREIVPKSPGQKYKHYSPDARLIIVKGEVDEIIQKTNNLYSKYESKGMKVGIIATKQTYDKYRGKNIIIAGDRNMPETIGASLFNILREFDELKVDIIIAEGVEEKGIGKAIMNRMRKAADGKVV; translated from the coding sequence ATGGAAGCAAAAGATACTAAAATAATTAAAATAAACCCACATAATCCAGAAATAGAAAAGATTAAAGAAGCCGCAGAAATAATAAAAAATGGTGGAACTGTTGCATTCCCCACAGAAACTGTCTATGGATTAGGAGCAAATGCATTAGCTGACAAAGCCATAGAAAAGATATTTCTTGCTAAGGGTAGACCTCAGGACAATCCCCTAATTATACATATAAGCAGTATAGACCAGCTTAATAATCTTGTGGAGAGTATTCCAGATAGAGCATATCCACTGATGGACAGGTTTTGGCCAGGTCCATTGACCCTAATATTTAATAGAACAAAAATAGTTCCTGATAGAATAACAGGTGGCTTGTCAACCGTTGCTATAAGAATGCCCAGTCATAACATAGCCCTTGAACTAATAAAATATTCAGAGCTGCCCATAGCAGCTCCAAGTGCCAATACTTCGGGAAAGCCAAGCCCTACAAATTCTTCTCATGTTATACATGATTTGCTTGGAAAAGTAGATATGATAATAGATGGAGGCAGTACAGGTATCGGATTAGAATCTACTGTTTTAGATATTTCTGGAGAGATACCAACCATACTTAGACCAGGTGGGGTAACTATAGAAGACCTTCTGACTATTTTGCCAAAGGTAGAGTATGATAAAGCCTTAGAGATTACAGACAGAGAGATTGTTCCAAAATCTCCAGGACAAAAATACAAGCATTATTCTCCTGATGCAAGGCTGATTATAGTAAAGGGAGAAGTAGATGAAATCATTCAAAAGACTAATAATCTCTATAGTAAATACGAAAGTAAAGGAATGAAGGTGGGAATAATAGCCACTAAGCAGACCTATGATAAGTATAGAGGGAAAAATATAATAATAGCAGGAGATAGAAACATGCCTGAAACCATAGGTGCTAGTCTATTTAACATTTTAAGAGAATTTGATGAGCTAAAGGTGGACATTATAATAGCAGAAGGAGTAGAAGAAAAGGGCATAGGTAAAGCTATTATGAATAGAATGAGAAAAGCCGCAGATGGAAAGGTAGTATGA
- a CDS encoding low molecular weight protein arginine phosphatase has protein sequence MKTILFVCTGNTCRSSMAEGIFRDMIKKRNLENVIKVESAGVYAATGQPASPQAIDAMKNKAIDISSHKARQLTKEMLQNADLILTMTKSHKRSILGMDESLKQKTYTLTEYAYKDLENHADILDPYGLPVEEYEKSLIDIEKALKNVIDKLYKKIKEEL, from the coding sequence TTGAAAACTATTTTATTTGTATGCACAGGTAATACTTGTAGAAGTAGTATGGCTGAGGGTATATTTAGGGATATGATCAAAAAGAGAAATCTTGAAAATGTAATTAAAGTAGAATCGGCAGGAGTTTATGCAGCCACTGGACAACCAGCATCGCCTCAGGCTATTGACGCAATGAAAAACAAAGCCATTGATATAAGTAGTCATAAAGCGAGACAGCTTACAAAGGAAATGCTGCAAAATGCTGATTTAATCCTTACAATGACTAAAAGCCATAAAAGAAGTATTTTAGGAATGGATGAAAGCTTAAAGCAAAAAACATACACCTTAACTGAGTATGCATATAAAGATCTAGAAAACCATGCTGATATTTTAGATCCGTATGGACTACCTGTTGAGGAATATGAAAAAAGCTTAATAGATATAGAAAAAGCATTAAAAAACGTAATAGACAAACTATATAAAAAAATCAAGGAGGAACTATAA
- the rpiB gene encoding ribose 5-phosphate isomerase B, which produces MKIGLGCDHAGYELMIYIKEYLDEKGIEYIDFGTNSSESVDYPEFGEKVAQAVKNGECDKGIVCCGTGIGISISANKVPGVRCALCGDCYSARMSIEHNNANVLAIGARVTGKDLALEILDTWLKAEFQGGKHERRVNKIKDIESKYVI; this is translated from the coding sequence ATGAAGATAGGTTTAGGCTGTGACCATGCAGGATATGAACTAATGATATATATTAAAGAATACTTAGATGAAAAGGGTATAGAGTATATAGACTTTGGAACTAATTCATCAGAGTCAGTAGACTATCCAGAGTTTGGTGAAAAGGTTGCCCAAGCAGTAAAAAATGGTGAATGTGATAAGGGAATAGTATGTTGTGGAACAGGAATAGGTATATCTATATCTGCTAACAAGGTGCCAGGCGTAAGATGTGCATTATGTGGAGATTGCTACTCTGCTAGGATGTCCATAGAGCACAATAATGCAAATGTGCTTGCAATAGGTGCTAGGGTTACAGGTAAGGATTTAGCACTTGAAATTTTAGACACTTGGCTTAAAGCAGAATTTCAAGGTGGAAAACATGAAAGAAGAGTAAATAAAATTAAAGACATAGAAAGCAAATATGTGATATAA
- the upp gene encoding uracil phosphoribosyltransferase, with translation MSKVIVMDHPLIKHKLTFIRDKNTGPKEFRELVKEVATLMAYEVTRELPLEEIEIETPLVKTKSQVIAGKKLGLVPILRAGLGMVEGMLDLLPAAKVGHIGLYRDPETLQPVEYFCKLPYDAVERELILLDPMLATGGSAKAAIDFLKKRGIEHIKLVCLIAAPEGIKVINDAHPDVDIYVGEVDEKLNDHAYIVPGLGDAGDRLFGTK, from the coding sequence ATGAGTAAAGTTATAGTTATGGACCACCCGTTGATAAAACACAAATTAACATTCATCAGAGACAAAAACACTGGCCCCAAGGAGTTTAGGGAATTGGTAAAGGAAGTGGCTACGCTTATGGCCTATGAGGTTACTAGGGAACTTCCACTTGAGGAAATAGAAATAGAGACTCCTCTCGTAAAGACTAAGTCACAGGTAATAGCTGGTAAAAAGCTAGGCTTAGTACCTATTTTAAGGGCAGGACTTGGAATGGTAGAAGGAATGCTAGATCTTCTTCCAGCTGCAAAGGTAGGACACATAGGACTATATAGGGATCCTGAAACTCTCCAGCCTGTAGAATACTTCTGCAAATTACCATATGATGCAGTTGAAAGAGAGCTTATACTACTGGACCCAATGCTAGCAACAGGAGGCTCAGCAAAGGCAGCTATTGACTTTCTTAAGAAAAGAGGAATAGAACATATCAAGCTGGTATGCTTAATAGCAGCCCCAGAAGGCATAAAGGTAATAAATGATGCTCATCCAGATGTGGATATATATGTAGGAGAAGTAGATGAAAAACTAAACGACCATGCATATATTGTTCCAGGACTTGGAGATGCAGGAGACAGATTGTTCGGTACAAAATAA
- a CDS encoding deoxycytidylate deaminase: MRPSWDEYFIEIVNVVKKRSTCIRRQVGALIVKDKRILTTGYNGAPTGLKHCEEIGCLREKLGVPSGQRHELCRALHAEQNAIVQAANSGVSIEGGTIYVTDQPCVLCAKMIINAGLKRVVFCGDYPDQLSMDMLTEAGIQLEKFEAKL, encoded by the coding sequence ATGAGACCATCATGGGATGAATATTTTATAGAGATAGTAAATGTAGTAAAGAAAAGATCAACCTGCATCAGAAGACAGGTGGGAGCACTTATTGTAAAGGATAAAAGAATATTGACCACAGGATATAATGGAGCACCTACAGGCCTTAAACATTGTGAAGAAATAGGCTGCTTGAGAGAGAAGCTAGGAGTTCCATCAGGTCAAAGACATGAGCTGTGCAGAGCACTTCATGCCGAGCAAAACGCTATTGTTCAAGCTGCAAATTCTGGAGTGAGCATAGAAGGAGGCACAATATATGTAACAGATCAGCCCTGTGTACTTTGTGCAAAAATGATAATAAATGCAGGACTAAAGAGAGTAGTATTTTGTGGAGATTATCCTGACCAGCTGTCTATGGATATGCTTACGGAAGCAGGAATTCAATTAGAAAAATTCGAGGCTAAACTGTAA